DNA from Thermomicrobium roseum DSM 5159:
CGCAGCCAGAGGTCGAGTCCGTCATTTCGCCTGACCTCTTGCCTGGTCTGCGTGCTCTGGGAGACGGTACCCGGTTGCGGATCATCGAGTTGCTCCGCAACGGTGAACGGTACGCTCAGGAGATCGTTGGCATGCTCGGCATCAGTCAGTCAGCCGTCTCGCGGCACCTGGCGATGCTGGAGGCCGCCGGAATCGTCACCGTGCGGCCAGCCAACGGGATGAAATACTATGCGATCAACTCCCAGCGCCTGCGGCAGATCGCCGAGGAGCTGGAGCGGATCGGTTCGGTCGAATCGTTTTCGACCGAGCACGACAAATCAAACGGTCTGCGCGCGGGCTTCTCGCGCGCATCGGGTCGATCGCTGCTGGCCGAGGAAAAGCCACCTCACTCCACCGTCGGGTGAGGCTAGGCAACTCCTCTGAGTCACCTCCTCACGCGATCCCGAACGGGATCGCGTCCCCCTCGACGACCCGCATCCAGTTCGGCCGGACTCGGCCACGGTCGAACTGCGATCGCCCTCCTTCGGCGATCGGCCCGATCGACGACGGGGACGCAAGTCCCCTTCGTCTTTTACCGGGGGGCAGTGGAGCACCACTGCCCCTCGTGCATCGAGCACGAGTTCTCCACGGATTCCCTTTCGAGGCAGCGACTTCCCGGAGCATTGGCCACGGTTCGACCGGATCGAGTCGTCGCGAGCGCGGGTCAGAGAACGGGGCCGTCAGCCGACGGCCCCGGGTACAGGGAGGGAGGGAGAAGTGGTCGAAAGGAGAAGAAGCCTTTGACGACAGTCGGCGCGCGTTCGAACGCTGTACGTACGGATCCTACATCGTAGGATACTGCGGAACGTTCTTGCTGTCAAGCCTCCACCTCGTTCACACACGCATTCGCGTTGGCTGTAGGGAAGATCGCGCAATCCTGGCCGGCGAGCCAGCTGCGACGCAGTCTCCTCGAGGAGCGTTGCTGCCCATGTGGCTGCTCGGTAAGCGTGTGACAGGTCGATGAGATGACGAAGTGCGAGCGATCCTGCCGGGGCGGGCTGCCGGTGCTGCCCGTGTAGCGTGCCGTTGGCGTGATGCGAGTAGCTCGGTTATACTGATGGCCGGACCGTGCTAGGCGGGGAGCTAGCGGTGCCCTGTACCCGCAATCCGCTCTAGCGGGGCCGAATTCCCTCCCGAGGTCCAACCCTGTGGGACTGCTTGGGCCACGCGGTGAGGATGGTTGGGTCCCACGCGGCGAGGACCCGTGAACCTGGTCAGGGCCGGAAGGCAGCAGCCATAAGCGGTCTTCCTCGGGCGACGTGGGAGTGCCTGGCCGGAGCTAGCGAGCCCAGTGCAAGCTGGAGGGTTGCGATCGACGGAGGGTGCACGGTCCGTTCATCGGGCCACAGCGGTCATGGCCGCTGTGGCCCGCGTCGTTTCCAGAAAGCAGATCGAGCGAGGGCGTTTCAGCGAGGCTTGCGTGGAGATGCTGCCGAGGTTGCACGGCGAGCTGCTCGCTTGGGGGTCATCGCGTACTGCTTGCGCCGGAGCTCTTCGGCGCGCTGCCGCGCGAGGGGTGGATAGACGCGAAGCAGCAGGTGCGCGGCATACGCTGTCCACACGAGTACCAAGAGGGCGCTGAGATACAGCCAGATCCGCTTGTAGAGATCGAAGGCACTGATGCGGCCGAGCCGGAAGAGAAAGAAGAAGAGTCCTATGCCGAAGACGATGAGACCCCATCCAGCGATGCGCTGCAGGAAGTCGGCCAGGAGAGGATCGCGCTTGCGGATGAGTCGGCGTGGGTCGTTGTAGATCCAGAGACAGGTGAGGAAACCGAGCGAGAAAACGACGACGTACGTGATCGAGAGCGGTCCCCAAGTAGGCATTTGCCAGAGCGGAGCGGTCAGGTAGTCCCAGTCGAACGGATTACGCATCGCTGGCTCCCGCTAGCTTTGCTCGAAGAGGATACGGCGCTTGACCTGCTCGATCGCGTTGGTGACCTGGATACCACGCGGGCATGCTTCCGTGCAATTGAAGATCGTCCGGCAGCGCCACACACCGAATCGCTGGTTGAGAATCGCAAGTCGCTCCTCGGTCGCCCGATCGCGCGAGTCGAACAAAAAGCGATGCGCGTTCACGATCGCGGCCGGGCCGAGCCATTCGTTCGTCCAGAAAATGGGGCAGGCGGAGGTACAACAGGCGCAGAGAATGCACTTGGTCGTATCGTCGTAGAGAGCGCGCTCCTCCGGTGATTGCAGGCGCTCGCGGACCGGTGGTGGCTCCTCGTTGATGAGGTAAGGCATGACGGTGCGATACTGGGCGAAGAAGGGCTCCATGTCCACGACGAGGTCACGGATGATGCGAAAGCCGAGCAACGGCTCGATCGTGATTTTCGGCCCGAGGTCCTTGATGAGCACCTTGCAGGCCAGTCGATTGCGCCCATTGATACGCATGGCGTCGGAACCACAGACGCCGTGCGCGCAGCTGCGGCGGAAGGTCAAGCTGCCATCCTGGTACCACTTGACGTAGTTGAGCGCATCGAGGACCCGATCAGTCGGTTCGACCTCGACCGTGTACTCGCGGTAGTACGGTTTGGTATCGGTTTCGGGATTGAACCGTTGGATACGCAACGTCACCTGCATCTCAGTACACCCGTTCCTTCGGCTCGAACCGCGTGATGACGACTGGCTTGTAGAAGAGCTGGAGTCCACCTGATGTCCGAGCGATCAGGGTGTGCTTGAGCCAGTTGGCATCGTCCCGTGCTGGGAAGTCTTCGCGATAGTGAGCACCCCGGCTTTCCTCGCGAGCCAGCGCCGAAGCAGCGATGGCTTCGGCACAGTCGAGCAGGAAGCCGAGCTCGATCGCTTCCATCAGTTCCATGTTGAAGGTGCGACTCTTGTCGTCGATCCGAATCTGCGTGTAGCGATTGCGTAGCTCACCGAGCTTCTGCTGCAAGCGCTTCAGACCGTCGCCGGTGCGAAAGACACCTGCGTCGGTCATCATCGCTTCCTGCAACTCGGCGCGGATTTGGGCGACACGCTCGGTCCCGTCGTTCTCCCGGATCCACTCGATTTCGGCACGAGCGCGGTAGGCCGGGTCTTTCGGCAGTGGATGGAAGTCGTTCTCCTGGACGAAGCGTGCCATGTGGCGACCAGCGCGTCGACCGAAGACGACGAGATCGACGAGCGAGTTGGTGCCGAGCCGGTTCGCACCGTGGACGCTCACACAGGCACACTCGCCCGCCGCGTAGAGACCGGGTATGGGCGTGTTCTGCGCATCGATCGTCACTCGGCCGTCGACATCGGTGGGGATCCCCCCCATCGCGTAGTGGGCTGTCGGCTGGATGGGGATAAGATCCTTGACGGGATCGAGGCCAAGGTACGTCCGCACGAAGTCGGTGATGTCAGGGAGTTTCGTCTCGATGACCTCAGCCGGGAGATGAGTCAGATCGAGCCAGACGTAGTCCTTGCCGTCCACACCACGACCGGCGCGAATCTCCTGATAGATGGCACGGGAAACCATGTCGCGTGGTGCCAAGTCGAGGAGCGTCGGGGCGTAGCGCTCCATGAAGCGCTCGCCCAGTCCGTTGCGCAAGATTCCGCCCTCCCCGCGGCAGGCTTCCGAGAGGAGGATCCCCATCTTGTAGATTCCCGTCGGATGGAACTGGTAGAACTCCATGTCTTCCAGGGGAATACCGCGCCGAAAGGCAATGGCCACGCCGTCACCCGTTGCCGCGAGGGCATTGCTCGTGACCTTGAAGACACGCCCGAAGCCACCGGTCGCCAGGAGCACGGCTTTGGCGTGGAAGACATGGATGTCGCCGGTCTCGATATCCATAGCGACGATGCCGGTGCAGACACCGTCGTCGGTCAGCAAGAGATCGAGCATCATGAACTCGTCGAAGAAGGTGACCTGCCGCTTGAGCGCAGTCTGGTAGAGCGTTTGAAGG
Protein-coding regions in this window:
- a CDS encoding succinate dehydrogenase iron-sulfur subunit, which produces MQVTLRIQRFNPETDTKPYYREYTVEVEPTDRVLDALNYVKWYQDGSLTFRRSCAHGVCGSDAMRINGRNRLACKVLIKDLGPKITIEPLLGFRIIRDLVVDMEPFFAQYRTVMPYLINEEPPPVRERLQSPEERALYDDTTKCILCACCTSACPIFWTNEWLGPAAIVNAHRFLFDSRDRATEERLAILNQRFGVWRCRTIFNCTEACPRGIQVTNAIEQVKRRILFEQS
- the sdhA gene encoding succinate dehydrogenase flavoprotein subunit encodes the protein MVFHRFDAVIVGAGGAGLMAAAQLAGKCNVAVVSKLYPVRSHTGAAQGGIAAALGNVEEDHWIWHMFDTVKGGDYLVDQDAAEVLAREAIDAIIELEHWGFPFNRTPDGRIDQRRFGGHTRNFGEGPVRRACYAADRTGHMILQTLYQTALKRQVTFFDEFMMLDLLLTDDGVCTGIVAMDIETGDIHVFHAKAVLLATGGFGRVFKVTSNALAATGDGVAIAFRRGIPLEDMEFYQFHPTGIYKMGILLSEACRGEGGILRNGLGERFMERYAPTLLDLAPRDMVSRAIYQEIRAGRGVDGKDYVWLDLTHLPAEVIETKLPDITDFVRTYLGLDPVKDLIPIQPTAHYAMGGIPTDVDGRVTIDAQNTPIPGLYAAGECACVSVHGANRLGTNSLVDLVVFGRRAGRHMARFVQENDFHPLPKDPAYRARAEIEWIRENDGTERVAQIRAELQEAMMTDAGVFRTGDGLKRLQQKLGELRNRYTQIRIDDKSRTFNMELMEAIELGFLLDCAEAIAASALAREESRGAHYREDFPARDDANWLKHTLIARTSGGLQLFYKPVVITRFEPKERVY